One Brassica oleracea var. oleracea cultivar TO1000 chromosome C7, BOL, whole genome shotgun sequence genomic window carries:
- the LOC106305290 gene encoding putative FBD-associated F-box protein At1g05080: MADDKIEETVCEDKISALPEDLLVRILLHVPIKDAIATMFLSKRWRFIWTILPKLEYDFFSDDDEDDDDDDKVVDDNDDDEESKKTSWCFFDKSMELHKAPVLKTLLIKLGLGCSSDIDVGKWIAKAVDRRVVVLRFKLSWSTGPTRLPKSLYTCETLKELTLSHKVLLDFPSSSCLPSLMFLNLFYVVYRDDASLESFFSHCPVLICLNVKRNRRNRDDNITKFSVKIPSLQGLLYVSDDIILSLPDDDEVVDTGKCLAIDTPGLLYFSITDHSGDSCSIENMPCLEDASIDVKSFSDMDKSKTYLSAVRSLVLHTTDQVLLPFSTVKFSRLIKLRIYPDRSDWLEALLLLLKNAPKLKDLLVDYAFNTDVAPSSWNQPSSIAGCLSSHLEFFEYRVYGGTEEEKEFVMYILANSKCLKKVRISVAPILKIRT, encoded by the exons ATGGCTGATGACAAAATTGAAGAGACTGTTTGTGAAGATAAGATCAGCGCTTTACCCGAAGATCTGCTTGTGAGAATACTGTTGCATGTACCTATTAAAGATGCAATTGCCACCATGTTTTTGTCTAAACGATGGCGCTTTATCTGGACGATCCTGCCTAAACTTGAGTACGATTTTTTTTCTGATGATGATGAAGATGACGATGACGATGATAAAGTTGTTGATGACAATGATGATGATGAGGAGAGCAAGAAGACTAGTTGGTGTTTTTTTGATAAGTCAATGGAACTCCACAAAGCACCTGTCTTAAAAACCTTGCTTATCAAACTTGGTCTGGGATGTTCTAGTGATATTGATGTCGGAAAGTGGATTGCAAAAGCTGTTGACCGCCGTGTGGTAGTGCTAAGATTCAAGCTGTCATGGTCCACAGGTCCAACCAGGTTGCCTAAGAGCCTTTACACCTGCGAAACACTCAAGGAACTAACTCTCTCTCACAAAGTTCTTTTGGATTTCCCATCGTCTTCTTGCCTCCCGTCCCTCATGTTTCTTAACCTTTTTTACGTAGTGTATAGAGATGATGCTTCTCTTGAAAGTTTTTTTTCGCATTGTCCAGTTCTTATTTGTTTGAATGTGAAGCGAAATAGACGAAACAGAGATGACAATATAACCAAGTTTAGTGTGAAAATTCCTTCTTTACAAGGCTTATTGTATGTTAGTGATGATATTATTTTGTCACTGCCAGATGACGATGAGGTAGTAGATACCGGTAAGTGTTTGGCTATCGATACTCCGGGGTTATTATACTTTTCCATCACTGATCATTCTGGAGACTCTTGCTCCATTGAGAATATGCCTTGTCTTGAGGATGCATCAATCGATGTAAAGTCTTTCTCCGATATGGACAAGTCGAAAACATATCTTTCAGCAGTCCGGTCTCTTGTATTGCATACCACCGATCAAGTG CTTTTGCCTTTTAGCACAGTCAAGTTCTCTCGACTTATAAAGTTAAGAATATATCCAGATAGATCAGACTGGCTGGAAGCACTCTTACTTTTACTTAAAAATGCTCCAAAACTTAAAGATCTTTTGGTAGATTAT GCATTTAACACAGATGTGGCCCCATCTTCATGGAACCAACCAAGTTCTATTGCTGGATGCTTGTCGTCACATCTGGAGTTTTTTGAGTATAGAGTATATGGAGGCACAGAAGAAGAGAAAGAATTTGTGATGTATATCCTAGCTAACTCTAAATGTCTAAAGAAGGTAAGAATCTCAGTGGCCCCTATCTTGAAAATCAGAACTTGA
- the LOC106304538 gene encoding probable boron transporter 7: MEGVVNTPFAGIIHDFKGRRKCYKQDWLAAFNSGVRILAPTLYIFIASALPVIAFGEQLSRETDRSLGIVESLASTAICGIIHSIFGGQPLLIVGVAEPTIIMYTYLHSFSKGRPELGQKLYLAWAGWVCVWTAVLLILLATLNASNIISRFTRIAGELFGMLITVLFFQEAVKGVLGEFLVPKSEDPRLELYQFQWRYTNGLLAVIFSFGLLYTALKSRRARSWRYGFRWMRGFIGDYGTLLMLVLWSAFSFTVPRDIPEGVPRRLELPLPWDPESLYHWTVVKDMGKVPPLFILAAFIPAIMIAGLYFFDHCVSAQMAQQKEFNLKNPPAYHYDIFILGIMTLICGLLGLPPSNGVIPQSPMHTKSLAVLKRQQMRKKMVQKAKECMKAKASKSEIYGKMQDVFIEMETSPKATSVMKELENLKEAVMKADDGGGGGDTKGKKFDPEVHIEDHLPVRVNEQRVSNLLQSILVGLLIFAVPLLRMIPTSVLWGYFTYMAVDSLPGNQFWERLLLLFITPGRRFKVLEGLHSSFMEIVPYKSIVMFTLFQLLYFLICYGVTWIPVGGILFPLPFFFLIAIRQYILPKIFDPAHLQVLDSSEYEEMAGAPHNIPLSSVEIIEDEFYDAEILDEITTSRGELKHRTLSVREGRSQMVYPENSGHS; encoded by the exons ATGGAGGGAGTAGTAAACACACCCTTTGCGGGAATCATTCACGATTTCAAAGGAAGAAGAAAGTGCTACAAACAAGACTGGCTTGCTGCCTTCAACTCTGGTGTTAG GATACTGGCTCCAACTCTCTACATTTTCATTGCCTCTGCATTGCCTGTGATTGCCTTCGGCGAGCAGTTAAGCAGAGAGACAGATCGAAGTCTTGGCATAGTGGAATCATTAGCTTCCACAGCTATTTGTGGAATCATCCATTCTATTTTTGGTGGACAACCTCTGTTGATAGTAGGGGTTGCTGAGCCCACTATTATTATGTATACATACCTTCACAGCTTCAGCAAAGGCAGGCCTGAACTGGGTCAGAAACTCTACTTAGCCTGGGCAGGATG GGTGTGTGTCTGGACAGCAGTTTTGCTTATCCTTCTTGCAACGTTAAACGCATCAAACATCATTTCTAGATTCACCAGAATTGCTGGAGAGCTCTTTGGAATGCTGATCACCGTTCTGTTTTTCCAAGAGGCTGTTAAG GGAGTTCTCGGCGAGTTTCTTGTACCAAAATCTGAAGATCCAAGACTAGAGCTGTATCAGTTTCAGTGGCGGTACACCAATGGGCTTCTTGCAGTTATCTTCTCATTTGGTCTTCTTTACACTGCTCTTAAAAGCAGGAGAGCAAGATCATGGAGATATGGCTTTA GGTGGATGCGAGGTTTTATCGGAGACTATGGAACTCTCCTCATGCTTGTCTTGTGGAGTGCGTTCTCCTTCACAGTCCCTAGAGATATTCCAGAAGGAGTTCCAAGAAGGCTCGAACTACCTCTTCCTTGGGACCCTGAGTCGTTGTATCACTGGACAGTAGTCAAG GATATGGGAAAGGTCCCACCTCTTTTCATTCTTGCTGCATTTATACCAGCAATCATGATAGCAGGTCTATACTTCTTTGATCACTGTGTATCTGCACAAATGGCTCAGCAGAAGGAGTTTAATCTGAAAAATCCACCAGCTTATCACTATGACATCTTTATTTTAGGAATCATG ACACTGATCTGTGGATTACTTGGACTTCCTCCTTCAAATGGAGTCATTCCACAGTCCCCTATGCACACAAAGAGTCTTGCAGTTCTTAAGAGGCAGCAAATGCGAAAGAAAATGGTCCAGAAGGCCAAAGAATGCATGAAGGCAAAAGCAAGCAAGTCAGAGATCTATGGGAAGATGCAAGATGTGTTTATAGAAATGGAAACATCACCCAAG GCTACCTCAGTGATGAAAGAGCTAGAAAACTTGAAAGAAGCAGTGATGAAAGCAGACGATGGAGGAGGAGGAGGAGACACAAAGGGGAAGAAGTTTGATCCGGAAGTACATATTGAAGATCATTTGCCTGTTAGAGTAAATGAGCAGAGAGTGAGCAATCTCTTGCAATCAATCCTTGTTGGATTGTTGATATTCGCAGTACCACTTCTCAGAATGATACCAACTTCAGTTCTATGGGGTTACTTCACTTACATGGCTGTTGATAGTCTCCCTGGGAACCAATTCTGGGAAAGACTTTTGTTACTTTTCATCACTCCTGGTCGTCGATTCAA AGTTCTTGAAGGTTTACATTCATCATTTATGGAGATTGTACCATACAAGTCCATTGTTATGTTTACACTCTTCCAGCTTCTGTATTTTCTGATATGTTATGGAGTGACATGGATACCTGTAGGAGGGATTCTGTTCCCTTTGCCATTTTTCTTCCTCATTGCTATAAGACAATACATCCTCCCCAAGATATTTGATCCAGCTCATCTCCAAGTTTTAGATTCTTCAGAGTATGAAGAGATGGCTGGTGCACCACATAATATTCCTTTGAGTTCGGTAGAGATCATTGAGGACGAGTTTTACGATGCAGAGATTTTGGATGAGATTACTACTAGCCGAGGTGAACTCAAGCATAGAACCTTAAGTGTCAGGGAGGGCAGATCCCAAATG GTGTATCCGGAAAACAGTGGACATTCCTAA
- the LOC106306223 gene encoding transcriptional corepressor LEUNIG isoform X1, with translation MSQTNWEADKMLDVYIYDYLVKRDLKATAQAFQAEGKVSSDPVAIDAPGGFLFEWWSVFWDIFIARTNEKHSEVAASYIETQMIKAREQQMQQSQHPQVSQQQQQQQQQQIQMQQLLLQRAQQQQQQQQQHQHQQQNQPPSQQQQQQPAPQHQQQPTPQQQQPQRRDGSLNANGSANGLVGNNGDPVIRQNPGSGSALANNKAYEERVKMPTQRESLDEAAMKRFGDNAGQLLDPNHASLLKSSGASGQHAGQVLHGASGGMSPQVQGRNQQLPGSAVDIKSEINPVLTPRTAVPEGSLIGIPGRFWLSVSNVVKLFSARKNLIMILFPVSGSNQGSNLTLKGWPLTGFDQLRSGLLQQQKPFMQSPQSFHQLNMLTPQHQQQLMMTQQNLNSQSVNEENRRLKMLLNNRSMSLGKDGLGSSVGDVLPNVGSSLQPGGPLLPRGDTDMLLKLKMALLHQQQQQGGVNLPQPQTLNQQALSNQQSQSSNHNIHQQDKLGGVGSITMDGSMSNSFRGSEQVLKNQSGRKRKQPVSSSGPANSTGTANTTGPSPSSAPSTPSTHTPGDVMPNLPHSGGSSKPMIMFGSDGAGTLTSPSNQLADMDRFVEDGSLDDNVESFLSHEDGDQRDAVGRCMDVSKGFTFTEVNSVRASTSKITSCHFSSDGKMLASAGHDKKAVIWYTDTMKPKTTLEEHTAMITDVRFSPSLPRLATSSFDKTVRVWDADNKGYSLRNFIGHSSMVTSLDFHPNKDDLICSCDNDGEIRYWSINNGSCTRVYKGGSTQMRFQPRVGKYLAASSSNVVSVLDVETQACRHSLQGHANPINSVCWDPSGDFLATVSEDMVKVWTLGTGSEGECVHELSCNGNKFSSCVFHPTYPSLLVIGCYQSLELWNMSENKTMALPAHEGLIASLAVSTATGLVASASHDKLVKLWK, from the exons ATGTCTCAGACCAACTGGGAAGCTGATAAAAT GTTGGATGTGTATATCTACGATTATCTGGTGAAAAGAGATTTAAAAGCTACAGCTCAGGCTTTCCAAGCTGAAGGCAAAGTGTCATCGGATCCAGTCG CTATTGACGCACCTGGTGGATTTCTCTTTGAGTGGTGGTCTGTCTTCTGGGATATATTTATTGCTAGGACCAATGAGAAGCATTCTGAGGTTGCAGCCTCTTACATTGAG ACACAGATGATTAAAGCGCGAGAACAGCAAATGCAGCAATCTCAACACCCACAGGTCTCACAGCAGCAACAACAACAACAGCAGCAGCAAATACAGATGCAACAACTCTTGTTGCAACGTGCCCAACAACAACAGCAACAGCAGCAACAACATCAACATCAACAGCAAAACCAACCACCTTCTCAACAGCAGCAGCAGCAGCCAGCTCCTCAACACCAGCAGCAGCCAACACCACAGCAGCAGCAGCCACAGAGGAGAGATGGGTCTCTCAATGCAAATGGCTCAGCAAATGGACTTGTTGGTAATAATGGCGACCCGGTTATTAGGCAAAATCCTGGGTCTGGGAGTGCCTTAGCTAATAATAAGGCATACGAGGAGAGGGTCAAAATGCCTACTCAGAGAGAGTCTTTAGACGAGGCTGCTATGAAG CGGTTTGGGGACAATGCTGGGCAACTGTTGGATCCTAATCATGCATCGCTGTTGAAATCTTCTGGAGCTTCTGGACAACATGCAGG GCAAGTGTTACATGGTGCAAGTGGTGGTATGTCTCCACAGGTTCAAGGTCGAAACCAGCAACTTCCTGGATCTGCAGTG GATATAAAAAGTGAGATCAATCCTGTGCTCACTCCCAGAACCGCTGTTCCAGAAGGGTCCTTGATTGGAATCCCTGGTAGGTTTTGGTTAAGCGTGTCAAATGTAGTAAAACTATTTTCAGCTCGCAAGAACTTGATTATGATCTTGTTTCCTGTTTCAGGCTCAAATCAAGGCAGCAACCTTACACTTAAAGGTTGGCCACTCACT GGGTTTGATCAGCTTCGTTCTGGTCTTCTTCAACAGCAAAAACCGTTTATGCAGTCTCCGCAGTCATTTCACCAGCTCAACATGTTGACTCCGCAGCATCAGCAACAGCTCATGATGACTCAACAGAATCTAAACTCACAATCCGTCAATGAAGAGAACAGGAGACTAAAAATGCTACTGAACAACAGGAGCATGAGCCTTGGAAAAGATGGCCTTGGGAGTTCAGTCGGGGATGTGTTGCCTAATGTTGGGTCGTCTTTACAACCTGGCGGTCCTCTTTTGCCTCGTGGAGACACTGATATGCTACTAAAG TTAAAGATGGCTTTGTTACATCAGCAGCAACAGCAGGGTGGTGTAAATCTACCACAGCCGCAGACACTTAATCAGCAGGCCCTATCAAACCAGCAATCACAGAGCTCAAATCACAACATTCATCAACAAGATAAGTTGGGAGGGGTTGGTAGTATTACAATGGATGGTAGCATGTCAAATTCTTTTAGAGGAAGTGAACAG GTACTGAAGAATCAGAGTGGGAGGAAAAGAAAGCAACCAGTTTCGTCTTCTGGACCAGCCAATAGTACAGGAACGGCTAACACTACTGGACCATCGCCAAGCTCAGCACCTTCTACACCTTCAACTCATACTCCTGGAGATGTGATGCCTAATCTGCCTCATAGTGGTGGTTCATCCAAACCAATGATTATGTTTGGCTCTGATGGAGCTGGAACTCTTACATCTCCATCAAATCAGTTG GCTGATATGGATCGGTTTGTAGAAGATGGGTCACTTGACGACAACGTTGAGTCTTTTTTATCCCATGAGGATGGTGATCAAAGGGATGCCGTTGGACGGTGTATGGATGTTAGTAAAG GTTTCACGTTTACTGAAGTGAATTCAGTACGTGCGAGCACAAGCAAAATCACCTCTTGCCACTTCTCATCGGATGGAAAAATGCTTGCTAGTGCCGGACACGACAAGAAG GCTGTTATATGGTACACAGACACTATGAAGCCAAAGACCACCCTTGAGGAGCACACAGCTATGATAACAGATGTTCGTTTTAGCCCGAGCCTGCCTCGCCTTGCAACTTCTTCGTTTGACAAAACTGTCAGGGTTTGGGATGCTGATAAT AAAGGCTACTCCCTTCGTAATTTCATTGGACATTCTTCTATGGTGACGTCACTTGACTTCCATCCCAACAAGGATGATCTCATATGTTCATGTGACAATGATGGCGAAATAAGGTACTGGAGCATCAACAATGGTAGTTGCACAAGAGTGTACAAG GGTGGTAGCACTCAGATGAGGTTCCAACCACGTGTTGGAAAGTATCTCGCAGCTTCATCATCAAATGTTGTATCAGTACTTGACGTTGAGACACAAGCTTGTCGACACTCTTTACAG GGCCATGCTAATCCGATAAACTCTGTTTGCTGGGATCCTTCTGGTGACTTCTTGGCAACGGTTAGTGAAGATATGGTGAAAGTTTGGACGCTGGGGACAGGTAGTGAAGGAGAATGTGTTCATGAGCTAAGCTGCAATGGCAACAAATTTTCGTCTTGTGTTTTCCATCCGACTTACCCTTCACTACTCGTAATTGGTTGTTACCAG TCTTTAGAACTATGGAACATGTCAGAGAACAAGACGATGGCGTTGCCTGCTCACGAAGGGCTAATTGCATCATTGGCTGTTTCTACTGCAACTGGATTGGTTGCATCAGCTAGTCACGACAAGCTAGTGAAGCTGTGGAAGTGA
- the LOC106306223 gene encoding transcriptional corepressor LEUNIG isoform X2, giving the protein MSQTNWEADKMLDVYIYDYLVKRDLKATAQAFQAEGKVSSDPVAIDAPGGFLFEWWSVFWDIFIARTNEKHSEVAASYIETQMIKAREQQMQQSQHPQVSQQQQQQQQQQIQMQQLLLQRAQQQQQQQQQHQHQQQNQPPSQQQQQQPAPQHQQQPTPQQQQPQRRDGSLNANGSANGLVGNNGDPVIRQNPGSGSALANNKAYEERVKMPTQRESLDEAAMKRFGDNAGQLLDPNHASLLKSSGASGQHAGQVLHGASGGMSPQVQGRNQQLPGSAVDIKSEINPVLTPRTAVPEGSLIGIPGSNQGSNLTLKGWPLTGFDQLRSGLLQQQKPFMQSPQSFHQLNMLTPQHQQQLMMTQQNLNSQSVNEENRRLKMLLNNRSMSLGKDGLGSSVGDVLPNVGSSLQPGGPLLPRGDTDMLLKLKMALLHQQQQQGGVNLPQPQTLNQQALSNQQSQSSNHNIHQQDKLGGVGSITMDGSMSNSFRGSEQVLKNQSGRKRKQPVSSSGPANSTGTANTTGPSPSSAPSTPSTHTPGDVMPNLPHSGGSSKPMIMFGSDGAGTLTSPSNQLADMDRFVEDGSLDDNVESFLSHEDGDQRDAVGRCMDVSKGFTFTEVNSVRASTSKITSCHFSSDGKMLASAGHDKKAVIWYTDTMKPKTTLEEHTAMITDVRFSPSLPRLATSSFDKTVRVWDADNKGYSLRNFIGHSSMVTSLDFHPNKDDLICSCDNDGEIRYWSINNGSCTRVYKGGSTQMRFQPRVGKYLAASSSNVVSVLDVETQACRHSLQGHANPINSVCWDPSGDFLATVSEDMVKVWTLGTGSEGECVHELSCNGNKFSSCVFHPTYPSLLVIGCYQSLELWNMSENKTMALPAHEGLIASLAVSTATGLVASASHDKLVKLWK; this is encoded by the exons ATGTCTCAGACCAACTGGGAAGCTGATAAAAT GTTGGATGTGTATATCTACGATTATCTGGTGAAAAGAGATTTAAAAGCTACAGCTCAGGCTTTCCAAGCTGAAGGCAAAGTGTCATCGGATCCAGTCG CTATTGACGCACCTGGTGGATTTCTCTTTGAGTGGTGGTCTGTCTTCTGGGATATATTTATTGCTAGGACCAATGAGAAGCATTCTGAGGTTGCAGCCTCTTACATTGAG ACACAGATGATTAAAGCGCGAGAACAGCAAATGCAGCAATCTCAACACCCACAGGTCTCACAGCAGCAACAACAACAACAGCAGCAGCAAATACAGATGCAACAACTCTTGTTGCAACGTGCCCAACAACAACAGCAACAGCAGCAACAACATCAACATCAACAGCAAAACCAACCACCTTCTCAACAGCAGCAGCAGCAGCCAGCTCCTCAACACCAGCAGCAGCCAACACCACAGCAGCAGCAGCCACAGAGGAGAGATGGGTCTCTCAATGCAAATGGCTCAGCAAATGGACTTGTTGGTAATAATGGCGACCCGGTTATTAGGCAAAATCCTGGGTCTGGGAGTGCCTTAGCTAATAATAAGGCATACGAGGAGAGGGTCAAAATGCCTACTCAGAGAGAGTCTTTAGACGAGGCTGCTATGAAG CGGTTTGGGGACAATGCTGGGCAACTGTTGGATCCTAATCATGCATCGCTGTTGAAATCTTCTGGAGCTTCTGGACAACATGCAGG GCAAGTGTTACATGGTGCAAGTGGTGGTATGTCTCCACAGGTTCAAGGTCGAAACCAGCAACTTCCTGGATCTGCAGTG GATATAAAAAGTGAGATCAATCCTGTGCTCACTCCCAGAACCGCTGTTCCAGAAGGGTCCTTGATTGGAATCCCTG GCTCAAATCAAGGCAGCAACCTTACACTTAAAGGTTGGCCACTCACT GGGTTTGATCAGCTTCGTTCTGGTCTTCTTCAACAGCAAAAACCGTTTATGCAGTCTCCGCAGTCATTTCACCAGCTCAACATGTTGACTCCGCAGCATCAGCAACAGCTCATGATGACTCAACAGAATCTAAACTCACAATCCGTCAATGAAGAGAACAGGAGACTAAAAATGCTACTGAACAACAGGAGCATGAGCCTTGGAAAAGATGGCCTTGGGAGTTCAGTCGGGGATGTGTTGCCTAATGTTGGGTCGTCTTTACAACCTGGCGGTCCTCTTTTGCCTCGTGGAGACACTGATATGCTACTAAAG TTAAAGATGGCTTTGTTACATCAGCAGCAACAGCAGGGTGGTGTAAATCTACCACAGCCGCAGACACTTAATCAGCAGGCCCTATCAAACCAGCAATCACAGAGCTCAAATCACAACATTCATCAACAAGATAAGTTGGGAGGGGTTGGTAGTATTACAATGGATGGTAGCATGTCAAATTCTTTTAGAGGAAGTGAACAG GTACTGAAGAATCAGAGTGGGAGGAAAAGAAAGCAACCAGTTTCGTCTTCTGGACCAGCCAATAGTACAGGAACGGCTAACACTACTGGACCATCGCCAAGCTCAGCACCTTCTACACCTTCAACTCATACTCCTGGAGATGTGATGCCTAATCTGCCTCATAGTGGTGGTTCATCCAAACCAATGATTATGTTTGGCTCTGATGGAGCTGGAACTCTTACATCTCCATCAAATCAGTTG GCTGATATGGATCGGTTTGTAGAAGATGGGTCACTTGACGACAACGTTGAGTCTTTTTTATCCCATGAGGATGGTGATCAAAGGGATGCCGTTGGACGGTGTATGGATGTTAGTAAAG GTTTCACGTTTACTGAAGTGAATTCAGTACGTGCGAGCACAAGCAAAATCACCTCTTGCCACTTCTCATCGGATGGAAAAATGCTTGCTAGTGCCGGACACGACAAGAAG GCTGTTATATGGTACACAGACACTATGAAGCCAAAGACCACCCTTGAGGAGCACACAGCTATGATAACAGATGTTCGTTTTAGCCCGAGCCTGCCTCGCCTTGCAACTTCTTCGTTTGACAAAACTGTCAGGGTTTGGGATGCTGATAAT AAAGGCTACTCCCTTCGTAATTTCATTGGACATTCTTCTATGGTGACGTCACTTGACTTCCATCCCAACAAGGATGATCTCATATGTTCATGTGACAATGATGGCGAAATAAGGTACTGGAGCATCAACAATGGTAGTTGCACAAGAGTGTACAAG GGTGGTAGCACTCAGATGAGGTTCCAACCACGTGTTGGAAAGTATCTCGCAGCTTCATCATCAAATGTTGTATCAGTACTTGACGTTGAGACACAAGCTTGTCGACACTCTTTACAG GGCCATGCTAATCCGATAAACTCTGTTTGCTGGGATCCTTCTGGTGACTTCTTGGCAACGGTTAGTGAAGATATGGTGAAAGTTTGGACGCTGGGGACAGGTAGTGAAGGAGAATGTGTTCATGAGCTAAGCTGCAATGGCAACAAATTTTCGTCTTGTGTTTTCCATCCGACTTACCCTTCACTACTCGTAATTGGTTGTTACCAG TCTTTAGAACTATGGAACATGTCAGAGAACAAGACGATGGCGTTGCCTGCTCACGAAGGGCTAATTGCATCATTGGCTGTTTCTACTGCAACTGGATTGGTTGCATCAGCTAGTCACGACAAGCTAGTGAAGCTGTGGAAGTGA
- the LOC106306224 gene encoding nucleolin-like, with product MVGGGNRRDEGSMRPIQNTNLFAALDTRRKKKKSDKGKGSSVIKEPEPQVFWAPTPLKAKAWADIDSDDEDDDYFATTAPPPPQPLWSASDAKEVHVEESESEEDVLDEGDDDDDLEEEHETQVHPEAEPEVKKAPEVPAPPKEAERQLSKKERKQKEQAEFDALLADFGVAPKDSNGQDKQEKKEVNGDGEKKESTTGESKASKKKKKKDKQKEVKESSQDEVKSNADAAAGDSGEQENEEASSSMDIKERLKKIASVKKKKSSKETDAAAKVAAQEAAARKAKLAAAKKKKEKSHYNQQPVR from the exons ATGGTCGGTGGAGGAAACAGGAGAGACGAAGGATCGATGAGACCGATTCAAAACACGAACTTGTTCGCCGCTTTGGATACTCGGAGGAAGAAGAAGAAGTCCGATAAGGGCAAAGGCTCCTCCGTCATTAAGGAGCCTGAGCCACAGGTCTTCTGGGCGCCTACTCCTCTAAAGGCTAAGGCTTGGGCTGATATTGATAGTGACGATGAAGATGATGACTATTTCGCTACCACTGCTCCTCCTCCTCCTCAGCCCTTGTGGAGTGCTTCCGATGCAAAAGAGGTTCACGTTGAG GAAAGTGAAAGTGAAGAAGATGTTCTTGATGAAGGTGATGATGATGATGATTTGGAGGAAGAGCATGAGACACAGGTTCATCCAGAAGCAGAGCCTGAGGTGAAAAAGGCTCCTGAAGTTCCTGCACCACCTAAGGAGGCAGAGAGGCAGCTTTCCAAGAAAGAGAGGAAACAGAAGGAACAAGCTGAGTTTGATGCTTTGTTGGCAGATTTTGGAGTTGCACCCAAGGATAGCAATGGTCAAG ATAAGCAAGAAAAGAAAGAAGTCAATGGAGATGGAGAGAAGAAGGAGAGCACAACGGGAGAATCAAAGGCCTCAAAGAAGAAGAAAAAGAAGGATAAACAGAAGGAAGTAAAAGAATCATCTCAGGATGAAGTAAAGAGCAATGCAGATGCTGCTGCAGGTGATTCTGGTGAGCAGGAGAACGAGGAGGCTTCTTCTTCCATGGATATCAAAGAACGGCTGAAGAAGATTGCATCAGTGAAGAAGAAGAAATCAAGCAAAGAGACGGATGCTGCTGCAAAAGTTGCTGCACAGGAAGCAGCTGCTAGGAAGGCGAAGCTGGCTGCCGCAAAGAAGAAGAAAGAGAAGAGTCACTACAATCAACAGCCAGTGAGGTGA